Below is a window of Gopherus evgoodei ecotype Sinaloan lineage chromosome 21, rGopEvg1_v1.p, whole genome shotgun sequence DNA.
tggaactcattgcctgcGGATGGTGTgagggccaaaagtataactgggttcaaatcAAAATTAGTTAAATTCGTGGCAaatagggccatcaatggctattatccaagatggtcaaggacacaACCAAATGGTACAGaagtccctaaacctccaactgtcaGAAGCAACTGACACTGAccaatgtcagagacaggatatggggctagaCGAATTGTTGGTTTGATCCACTGTGGCTGTTCTTAAGTTCTTAAGTAATGGGCACCCAGGGGCAACTAGTGAAATGTAATGTCCCATGTTATACTaagggtcagactagattatcctTTATGGAGGAAAAAATGATGAGAAAATATGGAGTTGTTTCTGTCTAAACAAAACACTTGACAACTTTCGATATttttcatttacaattttttccttaaaaaactaaatgtttcaacAAAAGTGAACATTTTTTGGTGATTTCCTTCTGTTTTGATCAAAAGGAATGTTCAAGAAGGACTATAAAGACCTTTTAAGCTTCTGGGAAAACACTCAGCACAAAAGCTGtaagaataatggatttttcagtgcaTTGGCAGttcaaaaaattagaaaaaaaatcatttgaggttgaaataaaaacttttttttttcaaaattttcaacaaatcaaaaaataaaaaaaagttttgggtaaaaataaatttcattttagCTTTGACCATTTTAGAATGGCTTTGTTTGTTAATAAAATcaagggaaattttgaaacacAAGTCATTCTGAACTAAAGTAACAAAACAATTTGCTTACAAAATGTCAGAAcaaaacatctctctctctctctctctctctatcttttAATTAGGTCTTTTCACCCAAAATAACTTGACAAAACAGACATAAATTcgcaaaatattttggaattgaAAAATCAGCATTTCAGACAAAAAATACCACCCAGGTCTGCCTAGCACTTGCACATGAGGGTCATGATGGCAATTATTTGCATCATCATCACCCACATAAATTCTTGCACATGATGATGAAGTAGCCCCTTAATCCATGTATGATTGTGAGGTGATCAGCTACTCTACTGATGTGGCCCCTATAATTACTTAGATGGATGGATTCACATTCTCAATCCACTGCACAAAGCACAAATTCACTGAGCTGCTTCTTCCATTCCTTTCACATCTGCAGATAACGAATTTGAAACCCAAGCCAGGATGGAGAACCAAACTGGCCTCAgggaattcatcctcctgggattccCTACCCAACTGGAGCTCCAGGCCTTGCTCTTCCTGGTCTTTTTGCTCATCTATGTACTGACGGTCACAGAGAACATGGTCATCATCCTGGTGGTGAAGCAGAATCACCAGCTTCACAAGCCTATGTACTACTTCCTGGGGAACCTGTCCTTCCTGGAGATCTGGTACGTCTCGGTCACCCTGCCCAAGCTGCTGGTGGGCTTCTGGTCTCAGAACAAGAGCATCTCCTTCCCCAGTTGCCTGGCCCAGCTCTACTTCTTCATCTCCCTCATGTGCACTGAGTGCGTCCTCCTGGCTGTTATGGCCTACGACCGCTACATGGCAATCTGCCACCCACTGCGCTACCCAGCCATCATGACCCACCGGCTCTGTCTACAGCTGGCAGCTCTTTCCTGGGCAGGTGGCTTCTCAGTCTCCCTGGTCAAGGTGTACTTCATCTCTCGTCTAACGTTTTGTGGTCCTGGGGTCATCAACCACTTCTTCTGCGACATCTCTCCAGTGCTCAACCTGGCCTGCACTGACatgtctgtggcagagatggTGGACTTTGCCCTAGCCTTGGTCATCCTGCTGCTCCCACTTGCTGTCACCACCCTCTCCTACTTGTGCATCATTGCCACCATCCTGCAcatccccactgcccagggcaagAGGAAAGCCTTCTCCACTTGCGCCTCCCACCTCACCGTGGTCATCATCTTCTTCTCAGCCACCGTCTTCATGTACGCCCGGCCCAGGAGGATCCACCCTTTCAACCTCAACAAGGTGGTGTCTATCTTTTACGCCGTAGTCACCCCAGCTCTGAACCCTCTGATCTACTgcctgaggaacaaggaagtGAAAGAAGTCCTGAGGAAAACCCTAGACAGGAACTGCTTCCTGACCAATCAGATCAGCATGGAATCATAGCAATGTAGGGCTGAAGGggatctcaagaagtcatcaagtctgAGGCAGGGAAGCATGTAATCTGGGATTCCGTCAGGGGTCTAAGACCAGCTTTTTAGGATTAGAAAGCTGGTCTAGCCGATAGAGAAGTAAAATTGGATTCCtgagacctgggtttaattcctggctcaTCCACTgattctctgtgtgaccttggaccttGATCTACTGTATGgaagtttccccatctataaaataggaataatacttTCCTACCACACAGGAAAGCTGTGAGGATTAAATCCATAACTGATTATGTAGCCCTCTGATGCTATGGGGATAAGGGCCATATAAATATCTTGGTAGGCAGATAGTTCCTGGTGAATTTCAATATGAGTTTGAgagcctaactcccttaggctcctttgaaatcccagccataggctgagatttttcaaagccacTAAAAGATTTGGGGACTGTCTGAAAGGAATGGGAATTGGTCA
It encodes the following:
- the LOC115638137 gene encoding olfactory receptor 6B1-like, whose product is MENQTGLREFILLGFPTQLELQALLFLVFLLIYVLTVTENMVIILVVKQNHQLHKPMYYFLGNLSFLEIWYVSVTLPKLLVGFWSQNKSISFPSCLAQLYFFISLMCTECVLLAVMAYDRYMAICHPLRYPAIMTHRLCLQLAALSWAGGFSVSLVKVYFISRLTFCGPGVINHFFCDISPVLNLACTDMSVAEMVDFALALVILLLPLAVTTLSYLCIIATILHIPTAQGKRKAFSTCASHLTVVIIFFSATVFMYARPRRIHPFNLNKVVSIFYAVVTPALNPLIYCLRNKEVKEVLRKTLDRNCFLTNQISMES